A window of Malania oleifera isolate guangnan ecotype guangnan chromosome 5, ASM2987363v1, whole genome shotgun sequence contains these coding sequences:
- the LOC131156651 gene encoding beta-galactosidase 11-like, with translation MAASSHAILLSFIFLQLASSVLSHDGMAKKTVTYDGRSLMVDGRRELLFSGSIHYPRSTPEMWPDLLKKAKQGGLNVIQTYVFWNLHEPVQGQFNFEGNNDLVKFIRLIGEHDMYVTLRVGPFIEAEWNHGGFPYWLREVKNITFRADNEPFKYHMKKFTKMIIQKMKDEKLFAPQGGPIILAQIENEYNNIQLAYKELGTRYVQWAGNMAVGLKTGVPWIMCKQKDAPGPVINTCNGRHCGDTFTGPNHPSKPSLWTENWTAQYRVFGDPPSQRAAEDLAFSVARFFSKNGTLTNYYMYHGGTNFGRTGSSFVTTRYYDEAPLDEFGLQREPKYGHLRDLHAALRLCRKPLLWGTPGTEFLGLGLEARFYEKPGSTVCAAFLTNNNSRTPATVTFRGQQYFLPPHSISILPDCKTVVYNTQKIVAQHSARNFKRSKLANKNLKWEMSQESIPTTNEVPVNSNTPIELYGLTKDTSDYAWYTTSIDLHIRDLPMRRDIKPVLRVASLGHAMLAFVNDEFVGCGHGNNIEKSFVLQKPVNLRPGTNHIALLAMTVGFPDSGAYMEHRYAGPRAISILGLNTGTLDLTLNGWGHQVGLSGEKVRAYTQKGSHRVKWTGASATATANGTGPAVTWYKTYFDTPEGDNPVAVRLSSMGKGMAWVNGKSIGRYWVSHLSPLGNPTQSEYHIPRSFLKPTDNLLVIFEESGGKPEEIEIQLVNRDTICSVVSETHPPRVSSWEKKENELRAVVDAKSKAHLKCPDEKVIVEVEFASFGDPYGSCGDFIAGNCSSSNAKSIVTKHCLGKCGCDVPLDAGIFSKGGDVCLNMLKTLAIQVRCGREKHLRNSD, from the exons ATGGCGGCTTCGAGCCATGCAattctcctttcctttattttcctGCAGCTCGCCTCATCGGTGCTCTCCCATGATGGGATGGCCAAGAAGACTGTGACATACGACGGGAGGTCGTTGATGGTCGATGGAAGAAGAGAGCTCCTCTTCTCGGGTTCGATCCATTATCCTCGCAGCACCCCAGAG ATGTGGCCGGATCTCTTGAAGAAGGCTAAGCAAGGAGGTTTGAATGTGATTCAAACTTATGTTTTCTGGAACCTCCATGAGCCTGTTCAAGGACAG TTCAATTTCGAGGGGAACAACGATTTGGTGAAGTTCATCAGGCTGATTGGTGAGCATGACATGTATGTGACCCTCAGGGTTGGGCCATTCATTGAGGCTGAATGGAACCATGG AGGATTTCCTTACTGGCTACGAGAGGTCAAAAACATCACATTCCGTGCTGATAACGAGCCATTCAAG TACCACATGAAAAAGTTCACCAAGATGATCATTCAAAAGATGAAAGATGAGAAATTGTTTGCCCCTCAAGGTGGCCCTATCATCTTAGCACAG ATCGAAAATGAGTACAACAACATCCAACTTGCTTACAAGGAATTAGGAACTCGATACGTTCAATGGGCAGGAAATATGGCTGTTGGGCTGAAAACTGGAGTCCCATGGATTATGTGCAAGCAGAAGGATGCCCCCGGTCCAGTG ATCAACACATGCAATGGAAGGCACTGTGGAGACACTTTCACAGGCCCCAATCATCCCAGCAAGCCCTCCCTATGGACTGAGAATTGGACTGCCCA GTATCGAGTATTCGGAGACCCACCATCTCAAAGAGCGGCAGAAGATCTTGCATTCTCAGTTGCTCGCTTCTTCTCGAAGAATGGAACTTTGACAAATTATTATATG TACCATGGTGGGACAAACTTTGGCAGAACAGGTTCCTCTTTTGTGACAACTCGCTACTATGATGAAGCTCCTCTCGATGAATTTG GTTTGCAGCGCGAACCAAAATATGGTCACCTAAGGGACTTGCACGCTGCTCTGAGATTGTGCAGGAAGCCTTTGCTCTGGGGGACTCCTGGTACTGAATTTTTGGGTTTGGGTCTAGAG GCTCGATTCTATGAGAAGCCTGGAAGTACGGTTTGTGCTGCTTTCCTTACCAACAACAATTCTAGAACACCCGCTACAGTAACTTTCAGGGGACAACAGTATTTCTTGCCACCCCATTCCATTAGCATCCTCCCAGACTGCAAGACTGTGGTTTACAATACTCAAAAG ATTGTAGCACAGCATAGCGCACGGAATTTCAAAAGATCCAAGCTTGCAAACAAGAACCTGAAATGGGAGATGTCCCAAGAATCCATTCCTACCACGAACGAAGTACCTGTCAATTCAAATACACCGATTGAGCTTTATGGCTTGACTAAGGATACCTCAGATTATGCTTGGTACACCACTAG CATAGATTTGCACATCCGCGACTTACCAATGAGGCGAGATATAAAACCAGTCCTACGGGTTGCAAGTCTTGGCCATGCAATGCTTGCATTTGTAAATGACGAATTTGTTG GTTGTGGACATGGTAACAATATAGAAAAGAGCTTTGTCCTTCAGAAACCTGTAAACTTGAGGCCTGGAACTAATCACATAGCACTGCTGGCCATGACAGTGGGATTTCCG GATAGTGGAGCGTACATGGAGCATAGGTATGCTGGACCTCGCGCTATATCAATCCTTGGATTGAACACTGGAACTCTTGATCTGACTTTGAATGGTTGGGGACATCAG GTTGGTTTATCTGGAGAAAAGGTCCGTGCATACACCCAGAAAGGATCACACAGAGTAAAATGGACTGGGGCCAGTGCCACTGCCACTGCCAATGGAACTGGACCAGCAGTCACATGGTACAAG ACATACTTTGATACTCCTGAAGGAGATAACCCTGTTGCAGTAAGGCTCTCCAGCATGGGCAAAGGAATGGCCTGGGTCAACGGCAAAAGCATCGGACGATACTGGGTGTCTCATCTCTCTCCTCTTGGAAACCCTACTCAGTCCGA GTACCATATCCCAAGATCATTCTTGAAGCCAACGGATAATCTCCTGGTCATCTTTGAGGAAAGCGGTGGAAAGCCAGAAGAAATTGAAATTCAACTAGTGAACAGGGATACCATCTGCAGTGTGGTATCTGAGACCCACCCACCCCGTGTGAGTTCATGGGAAAAGAAGGAGAATGAACTCCGAGCTGTGGTGGATGCAAAGTCCAAAGCACACTTGAAGTGCCCTGATGAGAAAGTCATTgttgaggtggagtttgcaagcTTTGGTGATCCTTATGGTTCCTGTGGAGACTTCATTGCTGGAAATTGCTCTTCATCTAATGCCAAGTCTATTGTTACAAAG CACTGCTTGGGCAAGTGCGGCTGTGACGTACCACTTGACGCTGGAATCTTTAGCAAGGGCGGCGACGTTTGTCTGAACATGTTAAAGACATTGGCTATCCAAGTGAGGTGTGGCCGTGAGAAGCACCTCAGGAATTCAGATTAA
- the LOC131156652 gene encoding E3 ubiquitin-protein ligase UPL3, with protein METRSRKRAEATSAAPSSSSGPTTRSSKRARLSSSAAAAAASSSSVPVVVSSISTRSRASRSQDSLASSIAPMDSTNESSGSAARGRRGKNQGSDKDNSDKGKEKEHEVRIRERDRDRDRDRELGLNMEGRADEDDEDDNDSEGGVGILHQNLTSASSALQGLLRKLGAGLDDLLPSSAMASASSSHQSGRLKKILSGLRADGEEGRQVEALTQLCEMLSIGTEESLSTFSVDSFVPVLVGLLNHENNPDIMLLAARALTHLCDVLPSSCAAVVHYGAVSCFCARLLTIEYMDLAEQSLQALKKISQEHPTACLRAGALMAVLSYLDFFSTGVQRVALSTAANMCKKLPSDAADFVMEAVPLLTNLLQYHDAKVLEHASVCLTRIAEAFASSPDKLDELCNHGLVAQAASLISTTNSGGGQALLSTPTYTGLIRLLSTFASGSPLGAKTLLLLGISGILKDILSGSGLAASISVSPALSRPPEQIFEIVNLANELLPPLPQGTISLPASSNIFVKGSLVKKSPAGSSGKQEDVNGNVPEVSAREKLLNDQPELLKQFGMDLLPVLIQIYGSSVNGPVRHKCLSVIGKLMYFSTADMIESLISVTNISSFLAGVLAWKDPQVLVPSLQIAEILMEKLPGIFSKMFVREGVVHAVDALILAGSPNTVSAQTSSTDKDGESVPGTSTRSRRYRRRSGNSNLDVNSLEELKNSVSVSVGSPPSSLEIPTANSSLRTTVSACAKTFRDKYFPSDPGAVDVGVTDDLLLLKNLCAKLNAGVDDQKTKAKGKLKTSGPRFVDFSPTKEESLLGVISEMLVELSKGDGVSTFEFIGSGVVAALLNYFSCGYFSKERISEANLPKLRQQALRRFKSFVAVALPSHSNGGSVAPMTVLVEKLQNALSSLERFPVVLSHSSRSSSGNARLSSGLSALSQPFKLRLCRAQGEKSLRDYSSNVVLIDPLASLAAVEDFLLPRVQRGESKPSASVGNSESGTTPTGAGASSPSTSTPSTTRRHSTRSRSSVNIGDTARKEPSQEKNTSSSKGKGKAVLKPAQEEARGPQTRNAARRRAALDKDAQVKPVNADSSSEDEELDISPVEIDDALVIEDDDISDDEDDEHDDVLRDDSLPVCTPDKVHDVKLGDTGEDSTVAPATSDSQTNPASGSSSRAATVRGSDSADFRSGNSFGSRGAMSFAAAAMAGLASANGRGIRGGRDRQGRLLFSSNDPPRLIFSAAGKRLNRHLTIYQAIQRQLVLDEDDDERYTGSDFISSDGSRLWSDIYTITYQRADSQADKVSVGGSNSTAPSKSSKSGSASSSNSDAPLHRMSLLDSILQGELPCDMEKSNPTYNILALLRVLEGLNQLAPRLRIQAVCDNFAEGKISCLDELSATGARVPYEEFVNGKLTPKLARQIQDALALCSGSLPSWCYQLTKACPFLFPFETRRQYFYSTAFGLSRALYRLQQQQGADGHGSANEREVRVGRLQRQKVRVSRNRILDSAAKVMEMYSSQKAVLEVEYFGEVGTGLGPTLEFYTLLSHDLQKVGLGMWRSNGSSNKSSMEIDGDEQKNEKANNISGVVSVDGETDLVQAPLGLFPRPWPPNADGSDGSQLFKVIEYFRLLGRVMAKALQDGRLLDLPLSTAFYKLVLGQELDLHDILSFDAEFGKVLQELQVLVYRKQYLESMGGGNRDAIADLRFRGAPIEDLCLDFTLPGYPDYILKPGEENVDISNLEEYVSVVVDATVKTGILRQMESFRAGFNQVFDISSLQIFSPHELDYLLCGRRELWEAETLVDHIKFDHGYTAKSPAIINLLEIMGEFTPELQRAFCQFVTGAPRLPPGGLAVLNPKLTIVRKHSSTASNTASNGSGPSESADDDLPSVMTCANYLKLPPYSTKEIMYKKLLYAISEGQGSFDLS; from the exons ATGGAAACTCGGAGTCGGAAGCGGGCGGAGGCCACCTCAGCAGCCCCTTCATCGTCTTCAGGACCCACTACCCGTTCCAGCAAGCGAGCTCGTCTCTCTTCCTCCGCCGCTGCTGCCGCCGCGTCCTCGTCCTCTGTGCCCGTTGTCGTTTCTTCGATCTCTACTCGTTCGCGCGCTTCTCGTTCCCAGGACTCGCTAGCTTCTTCGATTGCTCCGATGGATTCAACTAACGAATCATCAGGCTCCGCCGCACGCGGTCGCCGTGGAAAGAATCAGGGTTCCGATAAGGATAATTCGGACAAAGGGAAGGAGAAGGAACACGAAGTTAGGATTAGGGAGAGGGATAGGGATAGGGATAGAGATAGGGAGTTAGGGTTGAACATGGAGGGTAGGGCTGACGAAGACGACGAGGACGATAATGACAGCGAGGGTGGTGTTGGGATTTTGCATCAGAATTTAACATCGGCGAGCAGTGCGCTTCAAGGCCTGCTTCGGAAACTTGGTGCTGGGCTAGATGATCTGCTTCCATCTTCCGCAATGGCATCGGCATCATCTTCACACCAGAGTGGCCGGCTCAAGAAGATTTTATCTGGGTTGCGAGCGGACGGTGAGGAAGGCAGGCAGGTCGAGGCTTTGACCCAGCTCTGTGAGATGCTTTCTATTGGGACCGAGGAATCGCTGAGTACATTTTCAGTGGACTCGTTTGTTCCTGTGCTTGTGGGGCTGCTCAACCATGAGAACAACCCCGATATAATGCTTCTTGCAGCGAGGGCATTAACGCATTTGTGCGATGTGTTGCCTTCTTCGTGTGCAGCAGTTGTGCATTATGGTGCAGTTTCTTGTTTTTGTGCACGATTGCTGACGATTGAATACATGGACTTGGCAGAGCAG TCTCTGCAAGCTCTGAAGAAGATCTCTCAGGAGCATCCCACTGCCTGTTTGCGAGCTGGTGCCCTTATGGCTGTGCTTTCTTATCTTGATTTTTTCTCCACAGGAGTTCAG CGTGTGGCATTATCTACTGCTGCAAACATGTGCAAGAAACTCCCTTCAGATGCAGCTGACTTTGTGATGGAGGCTGTCCCTCTGTTGACAAACCTTCTTCAGTATCATGATGCGAAG GTGTTAGAGCATGCGTCAGTTTGTCTGACTCGAATTGCCGAAGCATTTGCATCATCACCTGATAAATTAGATGAACTATGCAATCATGGTCTGGTTGCACAAGCTGCTTCTCTTATTTCCACCACAAACTCTGGAGGTGGACAAGCATTGCTTAGCACACCCACTTACACG GGCTTAATCCGGCTTCTTTCCACATTTGCAAGTGGGTCTCCTTTAGGGGCCAAAACATTGCTTCTCCTTGGAATTAGTGGCATTCTTAAAGATATACTATCAGGTTCTGGTCTTGCTGCTAGCATATCTGTTTCTCCTGCATTAAGTAGACCACCAGAACAG ATTTTTGAGATTGTGAATCTTGCAAATGAGCTTCTCCCTCCACTGCCACAAGGAACCATTTCGCTTCCTGCCAGTTCTAATATTTTTGTGAAAGGATCGCTTGTGAAGAAGTCCCCTGCCGGCAGTTCTGGAAAACAAGAAGATGTGAATGGAAATGTGCCTGAGGTTTCAGCCCGTGAGAAGCTATTAAATGATCAGCCTGAGCTTCTTAAGCAGTTTGGAATGGACCTTCTTCCTGTTCTAATTCAG ATATATGGATCAAGTGTGAATGGTCCTGTTCGCCACAAGTGCCTTTCAGTAATTGGAAAGTTGATGTACTTCAGCACCGCAGATATGATAGAGTCTTTAATAAGTGTAACAAATATATCGAG TTTCTTAGCTGGTGTTTTAGCATGGAAGGATCCACAGGTCTTGGTCCCTTCCTTGCAGATTGCAGAGATTCTAATGGAAAAACTTCCTGGGATATTCTCCAAGATGTTTGTGAGAGAAGGTGTGGTTCATGCTGTAGATGCTCTCATATTGGCTGGGTCACCAAATACTGTTTCTGCCCAGACATCTTCGACTGACAAGGATGGTGAATCTGTACCTGGTACGTCAACACGCTCAAGGCGTTATCGGCGACGCAGTGGCAATTCAAATTTAGATGTAAATTCTTTGGAAGAATTGAAGAATTCTGTTTCTGTAAGTGTTGGTTCTCCTCCGAGTTCATTAGAAATTCCAACTGCAAATTCTAGTCTTCGCACAACTGTTAGTGCGTGTGCCAAAACTTTTAGAGATAAGTATTTCCCTTCTGACCCTGGGGCTGTTGACGTTGGAGTCACCGATGATCTTTTACTCTTGAAGAATCTTTGTGCAAAGTTGAATGCTGGTGTTGATGATCAAAAGACTAAAGCAAAGGGAAAACTGAAGACCTCTGGGCCTCGTTTTGTTGACTTCTCTCCAACAAAAGAGGAGAGTTTGTTAGGGGTGATATCAGAGATGTTGGTAGAACTAAGCAAAGGAGATGGTGTTTCCACATTTGAATTTATAGGTAGTGGAGTTGTTGCGGCTTTGCTGAATTATTTTTCTTGTGGATATTTTTCCAAGGAAAGAATTTCAGAGGCTAATTTGCCCAAGCTTCGACAGCAAGCACTCAGAAGATTTAAATCATTTGTTGCTGTTGCCCTCCCATCTCATTCTAATGGAGGGAGCGTGGCTCCTATGACTGTATTGGTTGAGAAGCTTCAAAATGCTTTGTCATCTTTAGAGCGTTTTCCAGTTGTGCTGAGCCATTCATCACGATCATCTAGTGGGAATGCACGGCTCTCTTCTGGATTAAGTGCTTTGTCTCAGCCATTTAAGCTGCGCCTTTGTAGAGCTCAAGGAGAGAAGTCTCTCCGTGATTATTCTTCTAATGTTGTGCTGATTGATCCATTAGCAAGTTTAGCAGCTGTTGAAGACTTTCTATTGCCTCGGGTGCAACGAGGAGAATCTAAGCCATCGGCATCTGTTGGGAACTCAGAATCTGGGACGACTCCTACGGGTGCTGGTGCTTCATCACCTTCAACTTCTACTCCTTCAACAACTCGTCGCCATTCTACTAGATCCAGATCATCTGTGAATATAGGAGACACAGCTAGGAAGGAGCCATCACAAGAGAAAAACACAAGCTCATCAAAGGGAAAGGGTAAAGCTGTCCTGAAGCCTGCCCAGGAGGAGGCGAGAGGACCTCAAACAAGAAATGCTGCTCGTAGAAGGGCAGCTTTAGATAAAGATGCACAAGTGAAACCGGTGAATGCGGACTCCAGTTCTGAG GATGAAGAGTTGGACATATCTCCTGTTGAAATTGACGATGCATTGGTGATTGAAGACGATGATATCTCAGACGATGAAGATGATGAGCATGATGAT GTGCTTAGAGATGATTCTCTTCCTGTTTGCACACCAGACAAAGTGCATGATGTAAAATTGGGTGACACTGGAGAGGATAGTACTGTTGCCCCTGCAACAAGTGATAGCCAGACCAATCCTGCTTCTGGTTCTAGTAGCAGAGCAGCTACTGTTAGGGGCTCAGATTCTGCCGATTTTAGGAGTGGTAATTCTTTTGGTTCAAGGGGTGCAATGTCATTTGCTGCTGCTGCTATGGCTGGCCTTGCATCTGCAAATGGTAGAGGTATTAGGGGAGGCAGAGATCGGCAAGGGCGGCTTCTGTTTAGTTCAAATGATCCTCCTAGATTAATTTTTTCTGCAGCTGGGAAGCGTCTTAACAGGCACTTGACAATCTATCAAGCTATCCAACGACAGCTTGTGCTCGATGAGGATGATGATGAGAGATATACTGGTAGTGATTTTATATCTAGTGATGGGAGCAGGTTGTGGAGTGATATTTATACCATCACCTATCAAAGGGCAGACAGTCAGGCTGACAAAGTTTCTGTTGGTGGATCAAATTCTACTGCCCCATCAAAATCTTCCAAATCTGGTTCTGCTTCCAGTTCCAATTCTGATGCACCATTGCATCGAATGTCTCTTCTAGATAGCATTTTGCAGGGGGAACTTCCTTGTGATATGGAAAAATCTAACCCTACCTACAATATTTTGGCACTTTTGCGTGTTTTAGAGGGATTGAATCAGCTTGCACCCCGTTTAAGAATCCAGGCAGTGTGTGACAATTTTGCTGAAGGGAAAATTTCTTGTCTTGATGAGCTGAGTGCAACTGGTGCCAGGGTTCCTTATGAAGAATTTGTCAATGGCAAGCTCACTCCAAAGTTGGCTCGACAAATCCAAGATGCACTTGCATTGTGCAGTGGGAGTCTTCCATCTTGGTGCTACCAGTTGACAAAGGCATGCCCATTTTTGTTTCCTTTTGAGACCCGACGGCAGTACTTCTATTCAACTGCTTTTGGATTATCTCGTGCACTTTATCGTCTTCAGCAGCAGCAGGGAGCTGATGGTCATGGATCAGCAAATGAAAGAGAGGTGAGAGTGGGGAGATTACAGCGCCAAAAAGTTCGTGTCTCTAGAAACCGCATTTTGGATTCTGCTGCTAAAGTCATGGAGATGTATTCTAGCCAAAAGGCTGTTCTTGAAGTAGAATATTTTGGTGAAGTTGGCACTGGATTAGGCCCGACATTGGAGTTCTACACCCTTTTGAGTCATGACTTACAGAAGGTTGGACTAGGAATGTGGAGGTCTAATGGTTCATCCAACAAATCATCAATGGAAATTGATGGAGATGAACAGAAAAATGAGAAAGCCAATAATATTTCTGGGGTTGTTTCTGTGGATGGTGAGACTGATCTTGTCCAAGCTCCTCTTGGGTTGTTCCCTCGTCCTTGGCCACCAAATGCTGATGGTTCTGATGGTAGCCAACTGTTCAAAGTCATTGAATATTTTCGGTTACTTGGGCGTGTGATGGCTAAAGCTCTTCAAGATGGGCGACTTTTGGATCTGCCACTGTCAACAGCATTTTATAAGCTTGTGCTTGGTCAA GAGCTTGATTTGCATGATATACTTTCTTTTGATGCGGAGTTTGGGAAGGTTTTGCAAGAATTGCAAGTCCTTGTTTATCGGAAGCAATATCTAGAGTCAATGGGTGGTGGTAATCGTGATGCAATAGCTGATTTACGTTTTCGTGGTGCCCCAATTGAAGATCTTTGTTTGGATTTCACACTCCCAGGCTATCCTGATTACATTTTAAAACCAGGGGAAGAAAAT GTGGATATTAGTAACTTGGAGGAATATGTATCTGTCGTTGTTGATGCAACTGTCAAGACTGGGATTTTGCGGCAAATGGAATCCTTTAGAGCAGGGTTCAATCAG GTCTTTGACATCTCGTctctgcaaatattttctccacaTGAATTGGATTATTTGCTTTGTGGTCGTAGAGAGTTGTGGGAG GCTGAGACACTTGTtgatcacataaaatttgatcaTGGATACACAGCCAAGAGCCCTGCAATTATTAAT CTCCTCGAGATCATGGGAGAATTCACCCCAGAACTGCAGCGGGCCTTCTGTCAGTTTGTTACTGGTGCCCCTAGGCTTCCTCCTGGTGGCCTTGCAGTGCTAAATCCAAAGTTGACCATTGTGAGAAAG CATTCTTCAACTGCTAGCAACACAGCTTCCAATGGATCTGGTCCTTCAGAATCAGCTGATGATGACTTGCCTAGCGTCATGACGTGTGCTAATTACCTGAAACTTCCTCCCTACTCTACCAAG GAAATCATGTACAAGAAATTACTCTATGCGATCAGCGAAGGGCAGGGATCGTTTGATTTGTCATGA